A window of the Xenopus laevis strain J_2021 chromosome 9_10L, Xenopus_laevis_v10.1, whole genome shotgun sequence genome harbors these coding sequences:
- the mpg.L gene encoding DNA-3-methyladenine glycosylase isoform X2: MELQLPEGLVSPGRAFTSMPRKRQRVQTLHNAPCKMVLLESTEQNEPPSSCSEEQNPKMSRYFQNLKVRLPSEFYNQPCIELAKSFLGQVLVHKLPDGTELRGRIVETESYLGGEDEASHSRGGKRTERNVAMYMKPGTIYVYQIYGDGAAVLLRSLEPLEGLDMMRNYRNGRRHEKAKPLKDSELCNGPSKLCQALDLNKNYNRRDLSDDQDTWMEAGSKILDQDIVSCARIGIGSAGEWAKKPLRFYIKGNKYVSVRDKVAEANS, translated from the exons atggaactacaactcccagaaggccTCGTTTCTCCTGGAAGAGCTTTCACTTCG ATGCCTAGAAAACGACAGAGAGTACAAACATTACATAATGCCCCATGTAAAATGGTTTTGCTTGAAAGCACAGAACAGAATGAACCCCCTTCTTCATGCAGTGAAGAGCAGAATCCAAAGATGAGCAGATATTTCCAAAACCTTAAAGTTCGTCTTCCGTCTGAGTTTTATAACCAACCGTGTATTGAACTGGCCAAATCCTTTCTTGGAcag GTTTTGGTCCATAAACTTCCGGATGGTACAGAACTTAGAGGCAGAATTGTGGAGACAGAGTCTTATTTGGGGGGAGAGGACGAAGCTTCACATTCAAGAGGAGGAAAGAGGACAGAACGCAACGTTGCAATGTACATGAAGCCTGGAACCATTTATGTATATCAAATCTATG GAGATGGAGCTGCAGTTCTTTTAAGGTCCCTTGAGCCTTTAGAGGGCCTTGATATGATGAGAAATTATAGGAATGGACGCAGACATGAAAAAGCAAAACCTCTGAAAGACTCTGAACTTTGTAATGGACCTTCCAAGCTTTGCCAAGCCCTGGATTTGAATAAGAATTACAACAGAAGAGACCTAAGCGATGACCAAGATACATGGATGGAGGCTGGCAGCAAAATACTGGATCAGGACATTGTTTCTTGTGCACGAATTGGAATTGGGAGTGCAGGAGAATGGGCAAAAAAGCCTTTGCGGttttatataaaaggaaacaaatatGTCAGTGTAAGGGACAAAGTTGCAGAGGCAAATTCAtga
- the mpg.L gene encoding DNA-3-methyladenine glycosylase isoform X1, which translates to MELQLPEGLVSPGRAFTSMPRKRQRVQTLHNAPCKMVLLESTEQNEPPSSCSEEQNPKMSRYFQNLKVRLPSEFYNQPCIELAKSFLGQVLVHKLPDGTELRGRIVETESYLGGEDEASHSRGGKRTERNVAMYMKPGTIYVYQIYGIYFCMNVSSKGDGAAVLLRSLEPLEGLDMMRNYRNGRRHEKAKPLKDSELCNGPSKLCQALDLNKNYNRRDLSDDQDTWMEAGSKILDQDIVSCARIGIGSAGEWAKKPLRFYIKGNKYVSVRDKVAEANS; encoded by the exons atggaactacaactcccagaaggccTCGTTTCTCCTGGAAGAGCTTTCACTTCG ATGCCTAGAAAACGACAGAGAGTACAAACATTACATAATGCCCCATGTAAAATGGTTTTGCTTGAAAGCACAGAACAGAATGAACCCCCTTCTTCATGCAGTGAAGAGCAGAATCCAAAGATGAGCAGATATTTCCAAAACCTTAAAGTTCGTCTTCCGTCTGAGTTTTATAACCAACCGTGTATTGAACTGGCCAAATCCTTTCTTGGAcag GTTTTGGTCCATAAACTTCCGGATGGTACAGAACTTAGAGGCAGAATTGTGGAGACAGAGTCTTATTTGGGGGGAGAGGACGAAGCTTCACATTCAAGAGGAGGAAAGAGGACAGAACGCAACGTTGCAATGTACATGAAGCCTGGAACCATTTATGTATATCAAATCTATGGTATATATTTCTGTATGAATGTTTCAAGTAAGG GAGATGGAGCTGCAGTTCTTTTAAGGTCCCTTGAGCCTTTAGAGGGCCTTGATATGATGAGAAATTATAGGAATGGACGCAGACATGAAAAAGCAAAACCTCTGAAAGACTCTGAACTTTGTAATGGACCTTCCAAGCTTTGCCAAGCCCTGGATTTGAATAAGAATTACAACAGAAGAGACCTAAGCGATGACCAAGATACATGGATGGAGGCTGGCAGCAAAATACTGGATCAGGACATTGTTTCTTGTGCACGAATTGGAATTGGGAGTGCAGGAGAATGGGCAAAAAAGCCTTTGCGGttttatataaaaggaaacaaatatGTCAGTGTAAGGGACAAAGTTGCAGAGGCAAATTCAtga
- the mpg.L gene encoding DNA-3-methyladenine glycosylase isoform X3: MPRKRQRVQTLHNAPCKMVLLESTEQNEPPSSCSEEQNPKMSRYFQNLKVRLPSEFYNQPCIELAKSFLGQVLVHKLPDGTELRGRIVETESYLGGEDEASHSRGGKRTERNVAMYMKPGTIYVYQIYGIYFCMNVSSKGDGAAVLLRSLEPLEGLDMMRNYRNGRRHEKAKPLKDSELCNGPSKLCQALDLNKNYNRRDLSDDQDTWMEAGSKILDQDIVSCARIGIGSAGEWAKKPLRFYIKGNKYVSVRDKVAEANS; this comes from the exons ATGCCTAGAAAACGACAGAGAGTACAAACATTACATAATGCCCCATGTAAAATGGTTTTGCTTGAAAGCACAGAACAGAATGAACCCCCTTCTTCATGCAGTGAAGAGCAGAATCCAAAGATGAGCAGATATTTCCAAAACCTTAAAGTTCGTCTTCCGTCTGAGTTTTATAACCAACCGTGTATTGAACTGGCCAAATCCTTTCTTGGAcag GTTTTGGTCCATAAACTTCCGGATGGTACAGAACTTAGAGGCAGAATTGTGGAGACAGAGTCTTATTTGGGGGGAGAGGACGAAGCTTCACATTCAAGAGGAGGAAAGAGGACAGAACGCAACGTTGCAATGTACATGAAGCCTGGAACCATTTATGTATATCAAATCTATGGTATATATTTCTGTATGAATGTTTCAAGTAAGG GAGATGGAGCTGCAGTTCTTTTAAGGTCCCTTGAGCCTTTAGAGGGCCTTGATATGATGAGAAATTATAGGAATGGACGCAGACATGAAAAAGCAAAACCTCTGAAAGACTCTGAACTTTGTAATGGACCTTCCAAGCTTTGCCAAGCCCTGGATTTGAATAAGAATTACAACAGAAGAGACCTAAGCGATGACCAAGATACATGGATGGAGGCTGGCAGCAAAATACTGGATCAGGACATTGTTTCTTGTGCACGAATTGGAATTGGGAGTGCAGGAGAATGGGCAAAAAAGCCTTTGCGGttttatataaaaggaaacaaatatGTCAGTGTAAGGGACAAAGTTGCAGAGGCAAATTCAtga